In Carassius carassius chromosome 5, fCarCar2.1, whole genome shotgun sequence, one genomic interval encodes:
- the LOC132140864 gene encoding cell surface glycoprotein MUC18-like isoform X2, whose translation MDNSRNMAMPNTSLLLFVLQMCALAWQAWALVDLRMEDTVEVYMDHSAEIPCLYNFTEQPMMVMIQWFVEREGHRVRISFSDLTMQKVDEDTSYSDRISVQSNSDGETLTIQDVKLSDEREFFCQVSGLSAGSAEGKTLLKVFDPPEPPVIEGILSGVSVSGESPAKVASCETREGFPKPNITWYRDHIPIHPTSGLANMVTLLTKESSGLYTVQSELHYKVTKEDKDAHFSCEVSYFVPGAVRTSESKGINITVHYPTTSVEIWKESPEGLVKEGDTVELRCQGDGNPPAPIIFNREQSDVELDSSQGLLVLKEVSRADSGVYECHSLGLDAVNHDEVLDTLQLTVHYLDPAVVVPKDSEVMLKGESLTATCNALSSLETSTVWFKDGVEVGRGHIMQLQDATFDTAGQYDCEVTVPSLPGLLTSGFVHIIVQGGPQMKDAEREIELTEKVGGWVNLSCEVRGYPRPVITWSITGSQSQSWREVVKGEMEDQVYSVVMLKVTTDTVAVCNSTNDFGIETKTYSIRSIPFPQTPTARKTSVDNSGVIIVVIIVSILLLAILGSVFYFLYKKGKLPCGRSGKQDIINAYSTKEKTNKDDIVVEMKAKKTEESVLLKGVNGEQKPPNDQNSTLSS comes from the exons CTTGGGCGCTAGTGGATCTGAGGATGGAGGACACTGTAGAGGTTTACATGGACCATTCTGCAGAAATCCCCTGCCTGTATAACTTCACCGAGCAGCCCATGATGGTCATGATTCAGTGGTTTGTG GAACGTGAGGGTCATCGGGTCCGAATCTCATTCAGCGATCTGACCATGCAGAAGGTGGATGAGGACACGAGCTACAGCGATCGTATCAGTGTGCAATCAAACAGTGATGGAGAAACTCTGACCATTCAGGATGTTAAGCTGTCTGATGAAAGAGAGTTTTTCTGTCAGGTCAGTGGATTGTCAGCAGGCAGTGCAGAGGGCAAGACTCTCTTGAAGGTTTTTG ACCCCCCAGAGCCTCCTGTCATTGAAGGTATCCTCTCTGGAGTTTCTGTGTCTGGTGAATCCCCAGCTAAG GTTGCGTCTTGTGAGACCAGGGAAGGTTTTCCCAAGCCGAACATCACATGGTACCGTGATCACATCCCCATCCACCCCACTAGTGGCT tggcgAACATGGTAACTCTATTGACGAAGGAATCCAGTGGTCTATATACAGTGCAGAGTGAGTTGCATTATAAGGTGACCAAGGAAGACAAAGACGCCCACTTTTCCTGTGAAGTTAGCTATTTTGTCCCAGGAGCTGTCAGGACATCCGAGTCCAAAGGCATCAATATTACAGTTCACT ACCCAACGACCAGCGTGGAGATATGGAAAGAATCGCCCGAGGGCTTGGTCAAAGAGGGGGACACAGTGGAGCTCCGTTGTCAAGGCGATGGGAACCCCCCAGCACCCATCATTTTCAACCGAGAACAA TCAGACGTGGAGCTGGATTCCTCTCAGGGGCTGCTGGTCCTGAAGGAAGTGTCTCGGGCAGATAGTGGTGTGTATGAATGTCACTCTCTGGGCTTGGATGCTGTGAACCATGACGAGGTGCTGGACACCCTTCAGCTCACTGTGCACT ATCTGGACCCAGCTGTGGTGGTGCCCAAAGACTCGGAGGTTATGCTGAAAGGAGAGAGTCTGACAGCCACCTGCAATGCCCTGTCGTCTTTAGAGACCTCCACTGTGTGGTTTAAG GATGGGGTTGAGGTTGGGAGAGGACACATAATGCAGCTGCAGGATGCCACGTTTGACACAGCTGGACAGTATGACTGTGAGGTGACTGTACCGTCTCTTCCAGGCCTGCTGACCAGCGGTTTTGTCCATATCATTGTACAAG GCGGGCCTCAGATGAAGGATGCGGAGAGAGAGATTGAGCTGACGGAGAAGGTAGGGGGTTGGGTGAATTTGAGCTGTGAGGTGAGAGGTTACCCCAGACCCGTCATCACCTGGAGCATCACCGGCAGTCAG tCTCAGAGCTGGCGTGAGGTTGTTAAAGGAGAAATGGAGGATCAAGTCTACAGTGTTGTAATGCTTAAGGTCACCACTGACACTGTTGCTGTCTGCAATTCAACAAACGACTTCGGAATAGAGACCAAGACTTACAGCATCAGGAGCA TTCCATTCCCCCAGACACCAACAGCTAGAAAAACTTCAG TTGATAATAGTGGAGTGATTATTGTGGTGATTATTGTCAGCATCCTGTTgctggccatcctgggcagtgtcTTCTACTTCCTTTATAAAAAGGGCAAGTTACCCTGTGGACGATCAGGCAAGCAAGACAT CATTAATGCCTACAGCACCAAGGAGAAGACTAACAAAGATGACATCGTCGTAGAGATGAAGGCAAAAAAGACAGAGGAGTCTGTGCTACTGAAGGGCGTCAATGGGGAACAGAAACCTCCCAATGACCAG AACAGCACCCTTAGCTCATAA
- the LOC132140864 gene encoding cell surface glycoprotein MUC18-like isoform X5 translates to MDNSRNMAMPNTSLLLFVLQMCALAWQAWALVDLRMEDTVEVYMDHSAEIPCLYNFTEQPMMVMIQWFVEREGHRVRISFSDLTMQKVDEDTSYSDRISVQSNSDGETLTIQDVKLSDEREFFCQVSGLSAGSAEGKTLLKVFDPPEPPVIEGILSGVSVSGESPAKVASCETREGFPKPNITWYRDHIPIHPTSGLANMVTLLTKESSGLYTVQSELHYKVTKEDKDAHFSCEVSYFVPGAVRTSESKGINITVHYPTTSVEIWKESPEGLVKEGDTVELRCQGDGNPPAPIIFNREQSDVELDSSQGLLVLKEVSRADSGVYECHSLGLDAVNHDEVLDTLQLTVHYLDPAVVVPKDSEVMLKGESLTATCNALSSLETSTVWFKDGVEVGRGHIMQLQDATFDTAGQYDCEVTVPSLPGLLTSGFVHIIVQGGPQMKDAEREIELTEKVGGWVNLSCEVRGYPRPVITWSITGSQSQSWREVVKGEMEDQVYSVVMLKVTTDTVAVCNSTNDFGIETKTYSIRSIPFPQTPTARKTSVDNSGVIIVVIIVSILLLAILGSVFYFLYKKGKLPCGRSGKQDITKEKTNKDDIVVEMKAKKTEESVLLKGVNGEQKPPNDQNSTLSS, encoded by the exons CTTGGGCGCTAGTGGATCTGAGGATGGAGGACACTGTAGAGGTTTACATGGACCATTCTGCAGAAATCCCCTGCCTGTATAACTTCACCGAGCAGCCCATGATGGTCATGATTCAGTGGTTTGTG GAACGTGAGGGTCATCGGGTCCGAATCTCATTCAGCGATCTGACCATGCAGAAGGTGGATGAGGACACGAGCTACAGCGATCGTATCAGTGTGCAATCAAACAGTGATGGAGAAACTCTGACCATTCAGGATGTTAAGCTGTCTGATGAAAGAGAGTTTTTCTGTCAGGTCAGTGGATTGTCAGCAGGCAGTGCAGAGGGCAAGACTCTCTTGAAGGTTTTTG ACCCCCCAGAGCCTCCTGTCATTGAAGGTATCCTCTCTGGAGTTTCTGTGTCTGGTGAATCCCCAGCTAAG GTTGCGTCTTGTGAGACCAGGGAAGGTTTTCCCAAGCCGAACATCACATGGTACCGTGATCACATCCCCATCCACCCCACTAGTGGCT tggcgAACATGGTAACTCTATTGACGAAGGAATCCAGTGGTCTATATACAGTGCAGAGTGAGTTGCATTATAAGGTGACCAAGGAAGACAAAGACGCCCACTTTTCCTGTGAAGTTAGCTATTTTGTCCCAGGAGCTGTCAGGACATCCGAGTCCAAAGGCATCAATATTACAGTTCACT ACCCAACGACCAGCGTGGAGATATGGAAAGAATCGCCCGAGGGCTTGGTCAAAGAGGGGGACACAGTGGAGCTCCGTTGTCAAGGCGATGGGAACCCCCCAGCACCCATCATTTTCAACCGAGAACAA TCAGACGTGGAGCTGGATTCCTCTCAGGGGCTGCTGGTCCTGAAGGAAGTGTCTCGGGCAGATAGTGGTGTGTATGAATGTCACTCTCTGGGCTTGGATGCTGTGAACCATGACGAGGTGCTGGACACCCTTCAGCTCACTGTGCACT ATCTGGACCCAGCTGTGGTGGTGCCCAAAGACTCGGAGGTTATGCTGAAAGGAGAGAGTCTGACAGCCACCTGCAATGCCCTGTCGTCTTTAGAGACCTCCACTGTGTGGTTTAAG GATGGGGTTGAGGTTGGGAGAGGACACATAATGCAGCTGCAGGATGCCACGTTTGACACAGCTGGACAGTATGACTGTGAGGTGACTGTACCGTCTCTTCCAGGCCTGCTGACCAGCGGTTTTGTCCATATCATTGTACAAG GCGGGCCTCAGATGAAGGATGCGGAGAGAGAGATTGAGCTGACGGAGAAGGTAGGGGGTTGGGTGAATTTGAGCTGTGAGGTGAGAGGTTACCCCAGACCCGTCATCACCTGGAGCATCACCGGCAGTCAG tCTCAGAGCTGGCGTGAGGTTGTTAAAGGAGAAATGGAGGATCAAGTCTACAGTGTTGTAATGCTTAAGGTCACCACTGACACTGTTGCTGTCTGCAATTCAACAAACGACTTCGGAATAGAGACCAAGACTTACAGCATCAGGAGCA TTCCATTCCCCCAGACACCAACAGCTAGAAAAACTTCAG TTGATAATAGTGGAGTGATTATTGTGGTGATTATTGTCAGCATCCTGTTgctggccatcctgggcagtgtcTTCTACTTCCTTTATAAAAAGGGCAAGTTACCCTGTGGACGATCAGGCAAGCAAGACAT CACCAAGGAGAAGACTAACAAAGATGACATCGTCGTAGAGATGAAGGCAAAAAAGACAGAGGAGTCTGTGCTACTGAAGGGCGTCAATGGGGAACAGAAACCTCCCAATGACCAG AACAGCACCCTTAGCTCATAA
- the LOC132140864 gene encoding cell surface glycoprotein MUC18-like isoform X3 — protein MDNSRNMAMPNTSLLLFVLQMCALAWQAWALVDLRMEDTVEVYMDHSAEIPCLYNFTEQPMMVMIQWFVQEREGHRVRISFSDLTMQKVDEDTSYSDRISVQSNSDGETLTIQDVKLSDEREFFCQVSGLSAGSAEGKTLLKVFDPPEPPVIEGILSGVSVSGESPAKVASCETREGFPKPNITWYRDHIPIHPTSGLANMVTLLTKESSGLYTVQSELHYKVTKEDKDAHFSCEVSYFVPGAVRTSESKGINITVHYPTTSVEIWKESPEGLVKEGDTVELRCQGDGNPPAPIIFNREQSDVELDSSQGLLVLKEVSRADSGVYECHSLGLDAVNHDEVLDTLQLTVHYLDPAVVVPKDSEVMLKGESLTATCNALSSLETSTVWFKDGVEVGRGHIMQLQDATFDTAGQYDCEVTVPSLPGLLTSGFVHIIVQGGPQMKDAEREIELTEKVGGWVNLSCEVRGYPRPVITWSITGSQSQSWREVVKGEMEDQVYSVVMLKVTTDTVAVCNSTNDFGIETKTYSIRSIPFPQTPTARKTSVDNSGVIIVVIIVSILLLAILGSVFYFLYKKGKLPCGRSGKQDITKEKTNKDDIVVEMKAKKTEESVLLKGVNGEQKPPNDQNSTLSS, from the exons CTTGGGCGCTAGTGGATCTGAGGATGGAGGACACTGTAGAGGTTTACATGGACCATTCTGCAGAAATCCCCTGCCTGTATAACTTCACCGAGCAGCCCATGATGGTCATGATTCAGTGGTTTGTG CAGGAACGTGAGGGTCATCGGGTCCGAATCTCATTCAGCGATCTGACCATGCAGAAGGTGGATGAGGACACGAGCTACAGCGATCGTATCAGTGTGCAATCAAACAGTGATGGAGAAACTCTGACCATTCAGGATGTTAAGCTGTCTGATGAAAGAGAGTTTTTCTGTCAGGTCAGTGGATTGTCAGCAGGCAGTGCAGAGGGCAAGACTCTCTTGAAGGTTTTTG ACCCCCCAGAGCCTCCTGTCATTGAAGGTATCCTCTCTGGAGTTTCTGTGTCTGGTGAATCCCCAGCTAAG GTTGCGTCTTGTGAGACCAGGGAAGGTTTTCCCAAGCCGAACATCACATGGTACCGTGATCACATCCCCATCCACCCCACTAGTGGCT tggcgAACATGGTAACTCTATTGACGAAGGAATCCAGTGGTCTATATACAGTGCAGAGTGAGTTGCATTATAAGGTGACCAAGGAAGACAAAGACGCCCACTTTTCCTGTGAAGTTAGCTATTTTGTCCCAGGAGCTGTCAGGACATCCGAGTCCAAAGGCATCAATATTACAGTTCACT ACCCAACGACCAGCGTGGAGATATGGAAAGAATCGCCCGAGGGCTTGGTCAAAGAGGGGGACACAGTGGAGCTCCGTTGTCAAGGCGATGGGAACCCCCCAGCACCCATCATTTTCAACCGAGAACAA TCAGACGTGGAGCTGGATTCCTCTCAGGGGCTGCTGGTCCTGAAGGAAGTGTCTCGGGCAGATAGTGGTGTGTATGAATGTCACTCTCTGGGCTTGGATGCTGTGAACCATGACGAGGTGCTGGACACCCTTCAGCTCACTGTGCACT ATCTGGACCCAGCTGTGGTGGTGCCCAAAGACTCGGAGGTTATGCTGAAAGGAGAGAGTCTGACAGCCACCTGCAATGCCCTGTCGTCTTTAGAGACCTCCACTGTGTGGTTTAAG GATGGGGTTGAGGTTGGGAGAGGACACATAATGCAGCTGCAGGATGCCACGTTTGACACAGCTGGACAGTATGACTGTGAGGTGACTGTACCGTCTCTTCCAGGCCTGCTGACCAGCGGTTTTGTCCATATCATTGTACAAG GCGGGCCTCAGATGAAGGATGCGGAGAGAGAGATTGAGCTGACGGAGAAGGTAGGGGGTTGGGTGAATTTGAGCTGTGAGGTGAGAGGTTACCCCAGACCCGTCATCACCTGGAGCATCACCGGCAGTCAG tCTCAGAGCTGGCGTGAGGTTGTTAAAGGAGAAATGGAGGATCAAGTCTACAGTGTTGTAATGCTTAAGGTCACCACTGACACTGTTGCTGTCTGCAATTCAACAAACGACTTCGGAATAGAGACCAAGACTTACAGCATCAGGAGCA TTCCATTCCCCCAGACACCAACAGCTAGAAAAACTTCAG TTGATAATAGTGGAGTGATTATTGTGGTGATTATTGTCAGCATCCTGTTgctggccatcctgggcagtgtcTTCTACTTCCTTTATAAAAAGGGCAAGTTACCCTGTGGACGATCAGGCAAGCAAGACAT CACCAAGGAGAAGACTAACAAAGATGACATCGTCGTAGAGATGAAGGCAAAAAAGACAGAGGAGTCTGTGCTACTGAAGGGCGTCAATGGGGAACAGAAACCTCCCAATGACCAG AACAGCACCCTTAGCTCATAA
- the LOC132140864 gene encoding cell surface glycoprotein MUC18-like isoform X1 has product MDNSRNMAMPNTSLLLFVLQMCALAWQAWALVDLRMEDTVEVYMDHSAEIPCLYNFTEQPMMVMIQWFVQEREGHRVRISFSDLTMQKVDEDTSYSDRISVQSNSDGETLTIQDVKLSDEREFFCQVSGLSAGSAEGKTLLKVFDPPEPPVIEGILSGVSVSGESPAKVASCETREGFPKPNITWYRDHIPIHPTSGLANMVTLLTKESSGLYTVQSELHYKVTKEDKDAHFSCEVSYFVPGAVRTSESKGINITVHYPTTSVEIWKESPEGLVKEGDTVELRCQGDGNPPAPIIFNREQSDVELDSSQGLLVLKEVSRADSGVYECHSLGLDAVNHDEVLDTLQLTVHYLDPAVVVPKDSEVMLKGESLTATCNALSSLETSTVWFKDGVEVGRGHIMQLQDATFDTAGQYDCEVTVPSLPGLLTSGFVHIIVQGGPQMKDAEREIELTEKVGGWVNLSCEVRGYPRPVITWSITGSQSQSWREVVKGEMEDQVYSVVMLKVTTDTVAVCNSTNDFGIETKTYSIRSIPFPQTPTARKTSVDNSGVIIVVIIVSILLLAILGSVFYFLYKKGKLPCGRSGKQDIINAYSTKEKTNKDDIVVEMKAKKTEESVLLKGVNGEQKPPNDQNSTLSS; this is encoded by the exons CTTGGGCGCTAGTGGATCTGAGGATGGAGGACACTGTAGAGGTTTACATGGACCATTCTGCAGAAATCCCCTGCCTGTATAACTTCACCGAGCAGCCCATGATGGTCATGATTCAGTGGTTTGTG CAGGAACGTGAGGGTCATCGGGTCCGAATCTCATTCAGCGATCTGACCATGCAGAAGGTGGATGAGGACACGAGCTACAGCGATCGTATCAGTGTGCAATCAAACAGTGATGGAGAAACTCTGACCATTCAGGATGTTAAGCTGTCTGATGAAAGAGAGTTTTTCTGTCAGGTCAGTGGATTGTCAGCAGGCAGTGCAGAGGGCAAGACTCTCTTGAAGGTTTTTG ACCCCCCAGAGCCTCCTGTCATTGAAGGTATCCTCTCTGGAGTTTCTGTGTCTGGTGAATCCCCAGCTAAG GTTGCGTCTTGTGAGACCAGGGAAGGTTTTCCCAAGCCGAACATCACATGGTACCGTGATCACATCCCCATCCACCCCACTAGTGGCT tggcgAACATGGTAACTCTATTGACGAAGGAATCCAGTGGTCTATATACAGTGCAGAGTGAGTTGCATTATAAGGTGACCAAGGAAGACAAAGACGCCCACTTTTCCTGTGAAGTTAGCTATTTTGTCCCAGGAGCTGTCAGGACATCCGAGTCCAAAGGCATCAATATTACAGTTCACT ACCCAACGACCAGCGTGGAGATATGGAAAGAATCGCCCGAGGGCTTGGTCAAAGAGGGGGACACAGTGGAGCTCCGTTGTCAAGGCGATGGGAACCCCCCAGCACCCATCATTTTCAACCGAGAACAA TCAGACGTGGAGCTGGATTCCTCTCAGGGGCTGCTGGTCCTGAAGGAAGTGTCTCGGGCAGATAGTGGTGTGTATGAATGTCACTCTCTGGGCTTGGATGCTGTGAACCATGACGAGGTGCTGGACACCCTTCAGCTCACTGTGCACT ATCTGGACCCAGCTGTGGTGGTGCCCAAAGACTCGGAGGTTATGCTGAAAGGAGAGAGTCTGACAGCCACCTGCAATGCCCTGTCGTCTTTAGAGACCTCCACTGTGTGGTTTAAG GATGGGGTTGAGGTTGGGAGAGGACACATAATGCAGCTGCAGGATGCCACGTTTGACACAGCTGGACAGTATGACTGTGAGGTGACTGTACCGTCTCTTCCAGGCCTGCTGACCAGCGGTTTTGTCCATATCATTGTACAAG GCGGGCCTCAGATGAAGGATGCGGAGAGAGAGATTGAGCTGACGGAGAAGGTAGGGGGTTGGGTGAATTTGAGCTGTGAGGTGAGAGGTTACCCCAGACCCGTCATCACCTGGAGCATCACCGGCAGTCAG tCTCAGAGCTGGCGTGAGGTTGTTAAAGGAGAAATGGAGGATCAAGTCTACAGTGTTGTAATGCTTAAGGTCACCACTGACACTGTTGCTGTCTGCAATTCAACAAACGACTTCGGAATAGAGACCAAGACTTACAGCATCAGGAGCA TTCCATTCCCCCAGACACCAACAGCTAGAAAAACTTCAG TTGATAATAGTGGAGTGATTATTGTGGTGATTATTGTCAGCATCCTGTTgctggccatcctgggcagtgtcTTCTACTTCCTTTATAAAAAGGGCAAGTTACCCTGTGGACGATCAGGCAAGCAAGACAT CATTAATGCCTACAGCACCAAGGAGAAGACTAACAAAGATGACATCGTCGTAGAGATGAAGGCAAAAAAGACAGAGGAGTCTGTGCTACTGAAGGGCGTCAATGGGGAACAGAAACCTCCCAATGACCAG AACAGCACCCTTAGCTCATAA
- the LOC132140864 gene encoding cell surface glycoprotein MUC18-like isoform X4 yields MDNSRNMAMPNTSLLLFVLQMCALAWQAWALVDLRMEDTVEVYMDHSAEIPCLYNFTEQPMMVMIQWFVQEREGHRVRISFSDLTMQKVDEDTSYSDRISVQSNSDGETLTIQDVKLSDEREFFCQVSGLSAGSAEGKTLLKVFDPPEPPVIEGILSGVSVSGESPAKVASCETREGFPKPNITWYRDHIPIHPTSGLANMVTLLTKESSGLYTVQSELHYKVTKEDKDAHFSCEVSYFVPGAVRTSESKGINITVHYPTTSVEIWKESPEGLVKEGDTVELRCQGDGNPPAPIIFNREQSDVELDSSQGLLVLKEVSRADSGVYECHSLGLDAVNHDEVLDTLQLTVHYLDPAVVVPKDSEVMLKGESLTATCNALSSLETSTVWFKDGVEVGRGHIMQLQDATFDTAGQYDCEVTVPSLPGLLTSGFVHIIVQGGPQMKDAEREIELTEKVGGWVNLSCEVRGYPRPVITWSITGSQSQSWREVVKGEMEDQVYSVVMLKVTTDTVAVCNSTNDFGIETKTYSIRSIPFPQTPTARKTSAFDDASSEWWP; encoded by the exons CTTGGGCGCTAGTGGATCTGAGGATGGAGGACACTGTAGAGGTTTACATGGACCATTCTGCAGAAATCCCCTGCCTGTATAACTTCACCGAGCAGCCCATGATGGTCATGATTCAGTGGTTTGTG CAGGAACGTGAGGGTCATCGGGTCCGAATCTCATTCAGCGATCTGACCATGCAGAAGGTGGATGAGGACACGAGCTACAGCGATCGTATCAGTGTGCAATCAAACAGTGATGGAGAAACTCTGACCATTCAGGATGTTAAGCTGTCTGATGAAAGAGAGTTTTTCTGTCAGGTCAGTGGATTGTCAGCAGGCAGTGCAGAGGGCAAGACTCTCTTGAAGGTTTTTG ACCCCCCAGAGCCTCCTGTCATTGAAGGTATCCTCTCTGGAGTTTCTGTGTCTGGTGAATCCCCAGCTAAG GTTGCGTCTTGTGAGACCAGGGAAGGTTTTCCCAAGCCGAACATCACATGGTACCGTGATCACATCCCCATCCACCCCACTAGTGGCT tggcgAACATGGTAACTCTATTGACGAAGGAATCCAGTGGTCTATATACAGTGCAGAGTGAGTTGCATTATAAGGTGACCAAGGAAGACAAAGACGCCCACTTTTCCTGTGAAGTTAGCTATTTTGTCCCAGGAGCTGTCAGGACATCCGAGTCCAAAGGCATCAATATTACAGTTCACT ACCCAACGACCAGCGTGGAGATATGGAAAGAATCGCCCGAGGGCTTGGTCAAAGAGGGGGACACAGTGGAGCTCCGTTGTCAAGGCGATGGGAACCCCCCAGCACCCATCATTTTCAACCGAGAACAA TCAGACGTGGAGCTGGATTCCTCTCAGGGGCTGCTGGTCCTGAAGGAAGTGTCTCGGGCAGATAGTGGTGTGTATGAATGTCACTCTCTGGGCTTGGATGCTGTGAACCATGACGAGGTGCTGGACACCCTTCAGCTCACTGTGCACT ATCTGGACCCAGCTGTGGTGGTGCCCAAAGACTCGGAGGTTATGCTGAAAGGAGAGAGTCTGACAGCCACCTGCAATGCCCTGTCGTCTTTAGAGACCTCCACTGTGTGGTTTAAG GATGGGGTTGAGGTTGGGAGAGGACACATAATGCAGCTGCAGGATGCCACGTTTGACACAGCTGGACAGTATGACTGTGAGGTGACTGTACCGTCTCTTCCAGGCCTGCTGACCAGCGGTTTTGTCCATATCATTGTACAAG GCGGGCCTCAGATGAAGGATGCGGAGAGAGAGATTGAGCTGACGGAGAAGGTAGGGGGTTGGGTGAATTTGAGCTGTGAGGTGAGAGGTTACCCCAGACCCGTCATCACCTGGAGCATCACCGGCAGTCAG tCTCAGAGCTGGCGTGAGGTTGTTAAAGGAGAAATGGAGGATCAAGTCTACAGTGTTGTAATGCTTAAGGTCACCACTGACACTGTTGCTGTCTGCAATTCAACAAACGACTTCGGAATAGAGACCAAGACTTACAGCATCAGGAGCA TTCCATTCCCCCAGACACCAACAGCTAGAAAAACTTCAG CATTTGACGACGCTTCCTCTGAATGGTGGCCCTAA